The following proteins are co-located in the Leptodactylus fuscus isolate aLepFus1 chromosome 8, aLepFus1.hap2, whole genome shotgun sequence genome:
- the PDK1 gene encoding pyruvate dehydrogenase (acetyl-transferring) kinase isozyme 1, mitochondrial: protein MRLLRALMRSAPLTSSSTPTLVDYYSKFSPSPLSMKQFLDFGSVNACEKTSFIFLRQELPVRLANIMKEISLLPDNLLKMPSIKLVQSWYVQSFQEIVDFKDRNTDDPDTVRHFTDTVITIRNRHNDVIPTMAQGVVEYKDSFGADPVTSQNVQYFLDRFYMSRISIRMLLNQHTLLFGGKVKVNPAHPKHIGSIDPMCDVVDVVRDGYENAKQLCDLYYMSSPELELAEFNAQNPGQPIQVVYVPSHLYHMVFELFKNAMRATLEFHADKAVYPPIKVRVALGSEDLTVKLSDRGGGVPLRKIDRLFNYMYSTAPLPRMETSRATPLAGFGYGLPISRLYARYFQGDLKLYSLEGYGTDAVIYIKALSTESVERLPVYNKSAWKHYKTNHEADDWCVPSSEPKDMTTFRSS from the exons ATGCGGCTCCTCCGGGCCCTGATGAGAAGTGCCCCCCTCACCAGCAGCAGCACCCCCACCCTGGTGGACTACTACTCCAAGTTCTCCCCTTCCCCCCTCTCCATGAAGCAGTTCTTGGATTTTG gaTCGGTAAACGCCTGTGAAAAAACGTCATTTATATTCCTCCGGCAAGAACTGCCCGTGCGGTTAGCCAATATAATGAAAGAGATCAGTTTGCTTCCTGACAACCTCCTGAAGATGCCTTCCATCAAACTGGTGCAGAGCTG GTATGTCCAGAGCTTCCAGGAGATAGTTGACTTTAAAGACAGAAATACAGATGATCCTGACACAGTCAGACA tTTCACAGATACAGTAATAACAATCCGAAACCGTCACAATGACGTCATCCCCACCATGGCGCAGGGTGTTGTGGAGTATAAAGACAGCTTTGGAGCTGATCCAGTAACTTCTCAAAATGTGCAGTATTTCTTAGATCGCTTCTACATGAGCCGCATATCAATAAGGATGCTTCTCAATCAGCACA CTCTGCTTTTTGgtggaaaagtgaaagtgaaccCAGCTCATCCAAAACACATCGGCAGCATAGACCCCATGTGTGACGTGGTTGATGTTGTGAGAG ATGGGTACGAGAATGCCAAACAGCTGTGTGACCTGTATTATATGAGCTCCCCTGAACTGGAACTTGCAGAATTTAATG CACAGAATCCAGGACAGCCGATCCAGGTGGTGTACGTCCCCTCGCATCTGTACCATATGGTGTTTGAGCTTTTCAAG aATGCTATGCGCGCTACCTTGGAGTTCCACGCAGATAAAGCCGTCTATCCTCCCATCAAGGTGAGAGTAGCCCTGGGCAGCGAAGACCTCACCGTCAAG CTCAGTGACCGTGGGGGTGGGGTGCCCCTCAGGAAGATTGATAGACTGTTTAACTACATGTATTCTACTGCACCTCTTCCTAGAATGGAGACGTCTCGTGCCACACCACTA GCCGGGTTCGGCTATGGCTTGCCAATATCCAGACTGTACGCCCGATACTTTCAAGGAGATCTGAAGTTGTATTCTTTAGAAGGATATGGAACTGATGCTGTAATATATATCAAG GCTTTATCTACAGAGTCAGTGGAGAGGCTCCCGGTGTATAATAAGTCTGCCTGGAAACATTATAAAACCAACCACGAGGCCGACGACTGGTGCGTGCCAAGCAGCGAACCCAAAGACATGACCACATTCCGCAGCAGCTGA